The region GAGGCGCAAAGTCCCAGCTAAACGCTGGAAGCCTCGCCCTCAAGGGCGAGGTAGCTCACACGTTGATGGGGGAGCTGAGGGAGGTGGCCTATGGAAATCGAGAGAGAGCTCAAGGAGGCTAGGGAGTGGCTGGATGCCCTAATGGAAAAATACTTTCCCAGAAGGATCAATGAGGAATATCTGGAGTGGCTAATGGGGAAGGAGTCTCGTGGTTATGATGCTATAACTGTGGAAAAAGCTATATTCGAGCCCATGTGGGATCTGCTATCTAGAGGGGGGAAGAGGTGGAGACCCTGGTTATTCCTAGTCCTCTCCAAGAACTTAGGCGTGGATCTGGAGAAGTATAAGGAATTAGCTTTGATAATAGAGCTCCTCCACAACGGATCCCTGATAGCAGATGATATAGAGGATGGGGCAGAAGTCAGGAGGGGGGATAAAGCTATCCACATAAAATACGGGTTGGACATGGCTGTGAACCTCTCCTCAGCTATGTACTTCCTCCCATTGAGGATCTTGATGGAGATGGATTTGGATGGACTGAAGTACAAGAGGTTAGTTAACGCTTACTTAGAGGATATGATAAGGATACACATAGGGCAAGCCACTGACATAGGGTGGCACAGGGGTCTGAGGGACCCAGAGACGATAAATGTAGAGCATTACTTGGAGATGTGCGCTAACAAGACGGGAGTGCTCCCGAGGATGGCAGCTAGATTCGCAGCAATCGCTGCTGATCTCAGCGAGGAGGAGGAGAGGAGGATAGGGAAGTTCGCTGAGTCTATAGGGGTGGCCTTCCAGATCCAAGATGATATATTGAACCTTAGGAGTGCTGAGAGCTTGGGTAAGGAATTCGGCGAGGATATAAGGGAGGGGAAGGTGACTCTAATGGTGATATTCACTCTCTCCAGGGCTAGTGAGGGGGAGAGGAGGAGGCTCAAGGAGATACTATCGATGCACACTAGCGATAGGGAGCTCATAAAGGAAGCTATATCTATAATGGAGAGACACGGAGCTATAGATTATGCTAGAGATCTAGCTAGGAAGATAGTAATGGACTCCTGGGAGGATATAAAAGACCTCCTACCTGAGAACGTTTATAAGGATAAGATAAGGGAGTTAGCTGACTTCTTGATTGAGAGGAGCTTTTGATCAATCCGAAATCTTCTCCAGTGGCTTTACATCGTGCGGCGCTATCTCGCTCATCCCACTCTGGGAGATAAAAGCTACTCTAGCTTTCGATTTCATCTCACTTATATTAGCTGCCCCTACGTAACCGAAAGCCGCTTTCAGCCCCGCTACAAACCTATCCACTACTGTAGTTACATCTCCCCTGTAAGGGACTAAGCCCTCTATCCCCTCGGCTATATCCTTAGAGGGCTTACTGTACCTATCCATAGCGAACCTCTTCGACCTAGCTGAGGGGCTCCCCATCCCCCTGTATATCTTGTAAATCTTCCCCCCTATCATCATCGCAGATCCCGGAGCCTCCTTAGTGCCAGCTAGAGCGTACCCCAGCATTACAGCATCAGCCCCCATCGCGAAAGCCTTAGCTGCTTCTCCGGGCCCCCTTATACCACCGTCAGCTATCACAGCTACGTCCTTAGAGTACTTCCTGACTGCTTCACTAGCTGAAGCTACTGCATAGAGAGTAGGTGCTGCGACCCCAGTGACCTCGCCAGTAGTGCATATACTACCGCTCCCTATCCCCACCCTCAGGCCTATTATATCGAGCCTAGTTATCGCCTCCTCAGCCGCTTCATAAGTCCCTATATTCCCAGCGATCACAGGCACTTCT is a window of Candidatus Korarchaeum sp. DNA encoding:
- a CDS encoding polyprenyl synthetase family protein yields the protein MEIERELKEAREWLDALMEKYFPRRINEEYLEWLMGKESRGYDAITVEKAIFEPMWDLLSRGGKRWRPWLFLVLSKNLGVDLEKYKELALIIELLHNGSLIADDIEDGAEVRRGDKAIHIKYGLDMAVNLSSAMYFLPLRILMEMDLDGLKYKRLVNAYLEDMIRIHIGQATDIGWHRGLRDPETINVEHYLEMCANKTGVLPRMAARFAAIAADLSEEEERRIGKFAESIGVAFQIQDDILNLRSAESLGKEFGEDIREGKVTLMVIFTLSRASEGERRRLKEILSMHTSDRELIKEAISIMERHGAIDYARDLARKIVMDSWEDIKDLLPENVYKDKIRELADFLIERSF